In a genomic window of Erigeron canadensis isolate Cc75 chromosome 5, C_canadensis_v1, whole genome shotgun sequence:
- the LOC122600617 gene encoding uncharacterized protein LOC122600617, with protein MFRDTCFGHWLDITFTDGDPHLVHLILQTQIDVDLDNDNGHDPLIYNVRGHNVQFGRVEFCLITGLLFGPLDWSLYRSGNIPFRDRVFGHIQTDMVHLQDFRDTFDSQRFHDLADIDAIRICLVMCLEYVFNGREVRYVVDREILRLVEDLEAWNTFPWGSYVWPSTYVQLRNAIATRRAKHLALGPSKIPKYTMTGFIWAFKIWILETFLVGCPWWRRNDSVIPRAIGWHKTKPFKQYHLHFFEYIDDDHPPVHPLVPRPDESVTPWWIASCRFFDGLVDCVPPPAKKAKLFSRLAIQTHLLPYTEDLNYADTIKCRPKGTTSHCTLEEWALSLERAHGELHTEFRSLKTHVSTLEHKVEIMLQGKDGCWEHCVIVDALKQKLRCNYCGGEFNGGVCNMNFHLAQIKNKDIVPCMEVPDDVRDHIRVILSSPKKHKAPKKQNPGPIEVGNDHQNSSSFSAGAHPNNPESDGQYNSSYSPLMSPCPHVIPLPVVDDSQRQKQSDADKKVALFFLHNAIPFCAANSVYYQEMVDAIAECGVDYKAPSYEHMRSSLLERVKDNFGDDYMKLRDQWKETGCTILCDRWISGKTKSLIVFSVSCPKGTLYLKSADVSDHADDAQYLGELLESAVLEVGIEDIIQVLTDSTSSFVYAGRLLMAKYPSIFCSTCASLCVTQILEDFSKHEWIKTVLEEANTMTTYIYSDARTLNKMRKYTGGMELIRAKFPKYVAIFLTLKLLINQEDNLKNMFYGAEWVSPTHSRQPDSEAFKSLLYSIRFWKSANEAVSVSEPLVKLLRILEGDMPAMGHIYAGMERAKMAIKAYYNDVGEKYMPIWEIIDRRWNTQLLSPLYAAAAFLNPSIVNSLNFKNDMKMRNGFQEVMLKMATEDKTKFEITKEHTVYLNAQVALGTDFAIMGRTLNAPGDWWSAYGYETPTLQRVAIRILSQPCSSHWCKWNKRIFESVHAKRRNRMEQEKFNDLIFVHCNLWLQEIVRSRHGKCKPSVFDEVDVVSEWPTELHHYVPPLDDSWLDTLPIDYRGSP; from the exons ATGTTCAGAGACACATGTTTTGGACATTGGTTGGATATTACTTTTACAGACGGAGACCCACATTTGGTGCATTTGATACTCCAGACACAGATAGATGTTGACCTGGATAATGATAATGGGCATGACCCGTTGATATACAATGTTAGGGGCCACAATGTACAATTTGGGCGAGTTGAGTTTTGCCTTATTACTGGACTCTTATTTGGGCCGTTAGATTGGTCATTATATAGATCGGGTAATATCCCATTTCGGGATCGAGTATTTGGACACATACAAACAGATATGGTTCACTTGCAGGATTTTAGAGATACTTTTGATAGCCAAAGATTTCATGATCTCGCAGACATTGATGCAATACGAATTTGTTTGGTAATGTGTTTGGAATATGTATTCAATGGTCGTGAGGTAAGGTATGTGGTGGACCGTGAGATATTACGATTGGTAGAGGATTTAGAGGCATGGAACACATTCCCATGGGGTTCCTATGTGTGGCCCAGTACGTATGTTCAACTTAGAAACGCGATAGCTACACGTAGGGCGAAACACTTGGCGTTAGGACCCTCTAAAATTCCCAAGTATACAATGACAGGATTTATTTGGGCCTTTAAA ATTTGGATATTGGAAACCTTCCTTGTTGGGTGTCCTTGGTGGAGGCGGAACGATAGCGTGATCCCGAGGGCCATCGGTTGGCATAAGACCAAGCCATTTAAACAATatcatttacatttttttgaatatattgATGAT GATCATCCTCCTGTGCATCCACTTGTACCCCGACCTGATGAGTCTGTCACACCATGGTGGATAGCGAGCTGTCGGTTTTTTGATGGGTTGGTTGATTGTGTTCCTCCCCCAGCGAAAAAGGCAAAACTCTTTTCGCGACTTGCTATTCAGACTCACTTACTCCCTTATACAGAGGACCTTAACTATGCCGACACCATCAAGTGTAGGCCCAAGGGCACCACGAGTCATTGTACACTAGAGGAGTGGGCTTTATCATTAGAGCGTGCTCATGGTGAGCTGCATACAGAGTTTCGGTCATTAAAGACGCATGTCTCTACGCTTGAGCACAAGGTTGAG ATTATGCTCCAAGGAAAGGATGGATGTTGGGAGCATTGTGTTATCGTCGATGCATTGAAACAAAAGTTGCGGTGCAACTATTGTGGTGGGGAGTTCAACGGAGGGGTATGCAACATGAACTTTCATCTAGCtcaaattaaaaacaaagatATAGTTCCTTGTATGGAAGTGCCTGATGATGTCCGTGACCATATACGAGTCATACTGAGCTCACCCAAGAAGcacaaagctcccaagaaacaAAATCCAGGTCCCATAGAAGTAGGTAATGATCACCAAAATAGCTCGTCTTTTAGTGCTGGGGCACATCCCAATAACCCTGAATCTGATGGACAGTATAACAGTAGCTATTCACCTTTGATGTCCCCGTGTCCACATGTAATCCCACTGCCAGTTGTTGATGATAGCCAAAGGCAAAAACAAAGCGATGCTGATAAAAAGGTTGCTTTATTCTTTCTTCATAATGCAATTCCTTTTTGTGCTGCAAACTCTGTTTATTATCAAGAAATGGTGGATGCAATAGCAGAATGTGGAGTTGATTATAAGGCTCCAAGCTATGAACATATGAGATCTTCTCTTCTAGAGAGAGTAAAAGATAATTTTGGGGATGATTACATGAAACTAAGAGACCAATGGAAGGAAACAGGCTGTACAATCTTGTGTGATCGTTGGATCAGTGGAAAGACGAAGTCACTAATTGTATTTTCTGTTAGTTGCCCGAAAGGCACATTATATCTCAAGTCTGCAGATGTATCTGATCATGCCGATGATGCTCAGTACTTGGGTGAGTTACTTGAGTCAGCAGTATTGGAAGTTGGAATAGAAGACATTATCCAAGTATTGACTGATAGTACTTCTAGTTTTGTTTATGCTGGAAGGCTTCTTATGGCTAAGTACCCTTCGATATTTTGCTCTACTTGTGCTTCACTTTGTGTCACTCAGATACTGGAGGACTTTAGCAAGCATGAGTGGATAAAGACAGTATTGGAAGAGGCAAATACCATGACTACATACATATACAGCGATGCACGGACCTTAAACAAGATGAGAAAATATACAGGTGGAATGGAGTTGATTCGAGCGAAATTTCCTAAATATGTTGCCATCTTTCTCACCTTGAAGTTGCTCATAAATCAAGAGGACAATCTAAAGAACATGTTTTATGGGGCAGAATGGGTATCACCAACTCACAGTAGACAACCAGATTCCGAAGCTTTCAAGTCTTTGTTGTATTCCATACGGTTCTGGAAGTCTGCAAATGAGGCAGTAAGTGTGTCTGAGCCACTCGTTAAACTTCTCAGGATTCTTGAAGGTGACATGCCTGCTATGGGCCATATATACGCGGGAATGGAGAGGGCAAAGATGGCAATAAAGGCATATTATAATGATGTTGGAGAAAAGTATATGCCAATTTGGGAAATCATTGATAGAAGATGGAACACTCAACTTCTTTCACCTTTATATGCAGCGGCAGCGTTTCTGAATCCTTCTATTGTTAATAGCCTCAATTTTAAGAACGATATGAAGATGAGGAATGGATTTCAAGAAGTCATGTTGAAAATGGCTACTGAAGATAAAACGAAGTTTGAAATCACCAAGGAGCATACTGTATACTTAAATGCTCAAGTTGCTCTCGGGACTGATTTTGCTATCATGGGAAGAACACTGAATGCACCAG GTGATTGGTGGTCAGCATATGGTTATGAAACCCCGACCTTGCAGAGAGTTGCTATTAGGATACTGAGTCAACCATGTAGTTCTCATTGGTGTAAATGGAACAAGAGAATCTTTGAGAGTGTACATGCAAAAAGGCGAAACAGGATGGAGCAGGAAAAGTTTAACGATTTGATTTTTGTGCACTGCAACCTTTGGTTACAAGAGATTGTTAGAAGCAGGCACGGGAAGTGCAAACCTAGCGTCTTTGATGAAGTAGATGTTGTTTCTGAATGGCCGACAGAACTACACCATTATGTACCTCCATTGGATGACTCATGGTTGGATACTCTTCCTATTGATTACAGAGGTAGTCCTTGA
- the LOC122600066 gene encoding MYB-like transcription factor ODO1, translated as MGRQPCCDKLGVKKGPWTVEEDKKLINFILVNGQCCWRAVPKLAGLRRCGKSCRLRWTNYLRPDLKRGLLNESEEQLVIDLHARLGNRWSKIAASMPGRTDNEIKNHWNTHIKKKLLKMGIDPATHKPLQKDTDAPNPSSQKHSTQSSNDNHGSTDSSIGSVEENLNCCAPSESSQNIEENGTKPLLQSLHEDDNKLLSYLLGESEPPVFDVSTWELPNNGVNSFASWDDCGTWLLDCQDFGVHDFGPDANFDDVEINILNTN; from the exons ATGGGAAGACAACCTTGTTGTGACAAGTTAGGGGTGAAGAAAGGGCCGTGGACCGTGGAGGAAGACAAGAAGCTCATCAACTTTATTCTTGTGAACGGTCAATGTTGTTGGCGTGCGGTACCTAAGCTAGCTGGACTCCGTCGTTGTGGTAAGAGTTGTCGGCTACGATGGACCAACTACCTCAGACCAGACTTGAAGCGTGGCCTCCTTAACGAGTCCGAGGAACAGCTTGTTATCGATCTCCATGCTCGCCTTGGCAACCG ATGGTCAAAAATAGCAGCATCGATGCCAGGACGAACAGACAATGAGATTAAGAATCATTGGAACACTCATATCAagaaaaagcttttgaaaatgGGAATAGATCCGGCGACTCATAAGCCTCTTCAAAAGGACACCGATGCACCTAATCCATCATCTCAAAAACATTCGACACAATCAAGCAATGACAACCATGGAAGTACCGATAGTTCCATTGGAAGCGTCGAGGAGAATCTAAATTGCTGTGCACCTTCCGAAAGCTCCCAAAATATTGAAGAAAATGGAACAAAACCTTTGTTACAAAGCCTTCACGAGGATGACAATAAGTTGTTAAGCTACCTTTTAGGTGAAAGTGAACCTCCAGTTTTTGATGTATCAACATGGGAGTTACCAAACAACGGTGTTAATAGCTTTGCCTCATGGGATGATTGTGGCACATGGTTATTAGATTGCCAAGATTTTGGTGTTCATGATTTTGGACCAGATGCTAATTTCGACGATGTTGAGATTAACATCTTAAATACAAACTAG